Proteins encoded together in one Pelosinus sp. IPA-1 window:
- the dnaK gene encoding molecular chaperone DnaK, giving the protein MAKVIGIDLGTTNSCVAVMEGGEPVVIANAEGNRITPSVVGFSKTDERLVGQLAKRQAVSNPERTISSIKRYMGTDHKVKIDDKSYTPQEISAMILQKLKADAEAYLGQTVTQAVITVPAYYNDSQRQATKDAGTIAGLEVLRIINEPTAAALAYGIDKGNDHTILVFDLGGGTFDVSILELGEGVFEVKATNGNNRLGGDDFDERVMKWLIAEFKKENGIDLSKDRMAEQRLREAAEKAKIELSGVLTTNINLPFITADQTGPKHLDVNLTRAKFDELTADLVESTMGPTRQAMSDAGLSPKDIEKVILVGGSTRIPAVQEAIKSFLGKEPHRGVNPDECVAVGAAIQAGVLVGEVKDVLLLDVTPLSLGIETLGGVFTKIIERNTTIPTSKSQVFSTAADNQPSVDIHVLQGEREMASYNKTLGRFELKDIPPAQRGVPRIEVSFDIDANGIVHVSAKDLGTGKEQKITITSSGGMSKEDIERMVKEAEAHAAEDKTRKEEVEVRNNADSLVYQAEKTIKDMGDKVEDKELLAKVQKAADTLKESLKGTDTEKIKADTEELTKPLYEMTSAVYNKEQEAAGQQAPEAGKDEKVVDAEYKVVDEDKK; this is encoded by the coding sequence ATGGCAAAAGTAATTGGTATAGATCTTGGTACAACAAATTCATGTGTAGCAGTAATGGAAGGTGGGGAACCTGTTGTTATTGCGAATGCCGAAGGAAATAGAATTACTCCTTCTGTAGTGGGTTTTTCAAAAACAGATGAACGTTTAGTTGGTCAATTAGCAAAACGTCAAGCTGTATCCAATCCAGAACGTACAATCAGTTCAATTAAAAGATATATGGGGACTGACCATAAAGTAAAAATTGATGATAAATCATATACTCCACAAGAAATTTCTGCAATGATTTTACAAAAATTAAAGGCCGATGCAGAAGCTTATTTAGGTCAAACGGTAACCCAAGCTGTTATTACTGTACCTGCCTATTATAATGACAGCCAACGTCAAGCGACAAAAGATGCTGGAACAATTGCTGGTCTAGAAGTGTTACGTATTATTAATGAACCAACAGCCGCAGCATTAGCCTACGGTATTGATAAAGGAAACGATCATACTATACTTGTTTTTGACTTGGGTGGTGGTACGTTTGACGTATCTATCTTAGAACTTGGTGAAGGTGTATTCGAAGTAAAAGCTACAAATGGTAATAACCGTTTGGGCGGGGATGACTTTGATGAACGCGTTATGAAATGGTTAATAGCTGAATTCAAAAAGGAAAACGGTATTGATTTATCAAAAGACCGTATGGCAGAACAACGTCTACGTGAAGCTGCTGAAAAAGCCAAAATTGAACTTTCTGGTGTGTTAACAACAAATATTAATCTACCATTTATTACAGCAGACCAAACTGGTCCTAAACATTTAGATGTAAACTTAACAAGAGCTAAATTTGATGAGTTAACTGCTGATCTAGTAGAATCAACTATGGGGCCAACTCGTCAAGCCATGAGTGATGCTGGATTGTCTCCTAAAGATATTGAAAAAGTAATTCTTGTAGGTGGATCTACTCGTATTCCTGCAGTACAAGAAGCAATTAAAAGCTTCTTAGGTAAAGAGCCTCACCGTGGCGTAAATCCTGATGAGTGTGTAGCTGTAGGTGCTGCAATTCAGGCAGGTGTACTAGTAGGCGAAGTAAAAGATGTATTATTGCTCGATGTTACTCCATTGTCCTTAGGGATTGAAACTTTAGGTGGCGTATTCACTAAAATAATTGAGCGTAACACTACAATTCCTACATCTAAGAGCCAAGTATTCTCTACTGCCGCTGATAACCAACCATCTGTAGACATTCATGTTCTACAAGGGGAAAGAGAAATGGCTTCCTATAATAAAACATTAGGTCGTTTTGAACTTAAAGATATTCCACCAGCACAACGGGGTGTGCCACGCATCGAAGTTTCTTTTGATATTGATGCCAACGGTATTGTGCATGTATCTGCCAAGGATTTGGGTACTGGTAAAGAACAAAAAATTACTATTACCTCTTCAGGTGGTATGAGCAAAGAGGATATTGAACGCATGGTAAAAGAAGCAGAGGCCCACGCAGCGGAAGATAAAACCCGTAAGGAAGAAGTAGAAGTTCGCAATAATGCCGACTCTTTGGTCTATCAAGCTGAAAAAACCATTAAAGATATGGGCGATAAAGTAGAAGACAAAGAATTACTAGCAAAAGTACAAAAGGCAGCGGATACATTGAAAGAAAGCCTTAAAGGTACGGATACAGAAAAAATTAAAGCAGATACTGAAGAATTAACAAAACCATTATATGAAATGACCTCTGCTGTTTATAATAAGGAACAAGAAGCTGCAGGACAACAAGCACCTGAGGCCGGCAAGGATGAAAAAGTAGTGGACGCTGAGTACAAAGTTGTCGATGAAGACAAGAAATAG
- a CDS encoding 16S rRNA (uracil(1498)-N(3))-methyltransferase — MRRFFIATPLAAEMFIHGQDAHHICRVLRLQVGDKIIVVAPDGLAGTAVIEELASEQVKLLLQDGIVEQKEAPVNVYLAQGLPKSDKMDYIVQKAVELGVKAVYPIQMEHSVVQYDPAKKLSRRDRWQKLSVEAAKQCGRTIVPTVEPIQGLADLFANLPSDVAIIMLYEGRTSQGLKQALMEKPAASYLLLVGPEGGFSAKEVAQCQEQGASIVTLGPRILRTETASLAGVAMIMYEYGDLGG, encoded by the coding sequence GTGCGTCGCTTTTTTATTGCTACGCCATTAGCGGCAGAAATGTTCATACATGGTCAGGATGCTCATCATATTTGTCGAGTGCTTCGGCTACAAGTTGGTGACAAGATCATAGTGGTGGCTCCTGATGGATTGGCTGGTACTGCCGTGATAGAAGAACTTGCTTCTGAACAAGTAAAACTACTGCTCCAAGACGGAATCGTAGAACAAAAGGAAGCACCTGTAAATGTTTACTTAGCTCAGGGATTGCCAAAGAGTGACAAGATGGATTACATCGTACAAAAGGCCGTAGAGCTTGGAGTAAAAGCGGTATATCCAATACAAATGGAGCACTCGGTTGTCCAGTATGATCCAGCTAAGAAACTTTCTCGCCGAGATAGGTGGCAAAAGCTTTCCGTAGAAGCAGCAAAGCAATGTGGTCGTACCATTGTGCCTACTGTAGAACCTATCCAGGGGTTAGCAGATCTTTTTGCCAACCTTCCTTCCGATGTGGCTATCATTATGTTATATGAAGGACGAACATCCCAAGGCTTAAAGCAAGCATTGATGGAGAAGCCCGCTGCTTCCTACCTTTTGTTGGTTGGACCCGAAGGTGGTTTTAGTGCTAAAGAGGTTGCCCAATGTCAAGAGCAAGGTGCTTCGATTGTTACGTTAGGGCCACGTATTTTGCGCACTGAAACGGCATCATTAGCGGGAGTGGCAATGATTATGTATGAGTATGGTGATTTGGGGGGTTAA
- the mtaB gene encoding tRNA (N(6)-L-threonylcarbamoyladenosine(37)-C(2))-methylthiotransferase MtaB produces MPRVAFTTLGCKVNQFETEVMEGLFKQRGYEILPFDQVADVYVINTCSVTHLGEKKSRQIIRRAIRLNDKAVVAVAGCYAQVSPEEIEAIEGVRVIVGTQDRHRIVDLVEEAVNSISPVNVVTNIMNAEHFEDIPLFDTPGRTRAFLKIQEGCTNFCTYCIIPYARGPLRSRPLESIITESEKLIGAGFKEIVLTGIHLGAYGRGMEDNITLVDAVKAVLSRDGLTRLRLGSLESIEISDELITIMQYDDRLCDHLHLPLQAGDDTILKSMNRHYNLAEYRQLINNIKMSIPSIGISTDIIVGFPGETREMFENALQFVEKMNFSRMHIFPYSRRSGTPAAQFSEQVSEDEKKYRVNKMQELADRKAVEFQEQFLNKQLDVLFEIENQKDSAIIDGLTGNYIRVYVNGNKNMQGKIYKVLLLKTYQDGLWGEIVQ; encoded by the coding sequence GTGCCACGAGTTGCATTTACTACCTTAGGATGTAAAGTAAATCAATTTGAAACAGAAGTAATGGAAGGACTTTTTAAACAACGAGGTTATGAAATTCTTCCTTTTGATCAAGTTGCTGATGTTTACGTGATTAATACTTGCTCCGTTACCCATTTGGGTGAGAAAAAATCTAGACAAATTATTCGCAGAGCGATACGCCTTAATGACAAGGCTGTAGTGGCTGTGGCTGGTTGTTATGCTCAAGTATCTCCAGAAGAGATTGAAGCCATTGAAGGTGTGAGAGTAATTGTCGGTACGCAAGATCGGCATCGCATTGTAGATCTGGTGGAGGAAGCTGTGAATTCCATTTCTCCAGTTAATGTAGTGACGAATATTATGAATGCAGAGCATTTTGAAGATATCCCATTATTTGATACACCAGGTCGTACAAGGGCTTTTTTGAAAATTCAAGAAGGTTGTACTAATTTTTGTACATATTGTATTATTCCCTATGCTCGTGGACCGTTAAGGTCCCGTCCATTAGAGAGTATTATTACCGAGAGTGAAAAATTAATTGGGGCAGGTTTTAAGGAAATTGTCTTAACAGGTATTCATCTAGGCGCCTATGGCCGTGGTATGGAGGATAATATTACATTAGTGGATGCAGTAAAGGCAGTGCTTAGTAGAGACGGCCTTACTCGTCTTCGCCTAGGTTCTTTAGAGTCTATTGAAATATCCGATGAGCTGATTACCATTATGCAGTATGATGATAGATTATGCGATCACTTGCATTTGCCTTTGCAAGCTGGTGATGATACAATTCTTAAGTCTATGAACCGGCATTATAACTTGGCTGAATATCGACAACTTATTAATAATATTAAGATGTCAATTCCGAGTATCGGGATATCAACAGATATTATTGTTGGCTTTCCTGGAGAAACAAGAGAAATGTTTGAGAATGCTTTACAGTTTGTAGAGAAAATGAATTTTTCGCGAATGCATATTTTCCCCTATTCTCGTCGCAGTGGTACGCCAGCAGCTCAATTTAGTGAGCAGGTAAGTGAAGACGAAAAAAAATATCGAGTAAACAAAATGCAGGAACTGGCAGACCGAAAAGCTGTAGAGTTTCAGGAGCAATTTTTAAATAAACAATTAGATGTTTTATTCGAGATAGAAAACCAAAAAGATTCTGCAATAATTGATGGACTAACTGGTAATTATATTAGGGTATATGTGAATGGAAATAAAAATATGCAAGGCAAAATCTACAAAGTTTTATTGCTAAAAACGTATCAGGATGGCCTGTGGGGCGAAATAGTACAGTAA
- the prmA gene encoding 50S ribosomal protein L11 methyltransferase yields the protein MKWAEISIQTTHEAAETVANIFHELGSSGVVIEDPELVNSYLTSGVWDYSDIEQESNTEIVTVKAYLPVDDQLDEKLRNFEEEFQQISSRGMDKGIGDMRCREVQEEDWASSWKEFFHPIKVGQYIVIKPSWEEYKAASDDLVIELDPGMAFGTGTHQTTAMCCRALEEVVKPGCLVFDVGTGSGILSIAAAKLGAASVQAVDLDSVAVRVAAENVAINQVEHVVKVAQGDLLTGVTGKADIVIANIIADVVIKLIVDIPARLKENGIFIASGIISERLSDVAAVMLEHNLLVDKVIEEGGWVAVIARKGGC from the coding sequence ATGAAATGGGCTGAAATAAGTATTCAGACTACACACGAGGCTGCCGAAACGGTGGCCAATATTTTTCATGAATTAGGTTCAAGTGGTGTGGTCATTGAAGATCCTGAGCTTGTGAATTCATACCTAACATCAGGTGTATGGGATTATTCTGATATTGAGCAAGAAAGTAATACAGAAATTGTAACCGTTAAAGCGTATTTGCCTGTTGATGACCAATTAGATGAAAAGTTGCGTAATTTTGAAGAGGAATTTCAGCAGATTTCCTCTCGTGGTATGGACAAAGGAATAGGGGATATGCGGTGCCGTGAAGTACAGGAAGAAGACTGGGCGTCCTCATGGAAAGAGTTCTTTCATCCTATCAAAGTGGGTCAATATATTGTAATAAAACCATCTTGGGAAGAGTATAAAGCCGCCTCTGATGATCTAGTAATCGAATTAGACCCAGGTATGGCCTTTGGTACAGGTACCCATCAGACGACTGCAATGTGCTGTCGTGCCCTAGAAGAAGTCGTTAAACCTGGGTGTCTTGTTTTTGATGTGGGGACAGGTTCAGGTATTTTATCCATAGCCGCGGCTAAGTTAGGTGCTGCTAGTGTGCAAGCCGTGGATTTAGACAGTGTTGCAGTTAGGGTAGCTGCTGAAAATGTTGCAATTAATCAAGTCGAACATGTTGTAAAAGTAGCCCAAGGAGATTTGTTGACAGGCGTCACAGGTAAAGCTGATATTGTAATTGCCAATATTATTGCAGATGTAGTTATTAAATTAATTGTTGATATTCCAGCACGTTTAAAAGAAAATGGTATTTTTATTGCCAGCGGTATTATTAGTGAGCGATTAAGTGATGTTGCTGCTGTCATGTTAGAACATAATTTACTTGTTGATAAAGTGATCGAAGAAGGTGGCTGGGTGGCGGTCATAGCCCGTAAGGGAGGCTGTTAG
- a CDS encoding NfeD family protein — translation MLIKIVLSMFLGILFYGHYPLVAGAQPVVFIQIKGEIDNSQVALVHRAMAEAESLDAKAIMIEIDTFGGLVDSAVKIRDMISQTPIETICYIKNRAWSAGALIAISHKHIAIAPGGSIGAAEPIPTTEKTVAALKAEFAATANKSGRNVKVAEAMVDKTVGFPGYAEPGQILALTDYQAKEVGYADFIAADREEVLSYYGLAENERREYQIGWSERFAGWLSDPTVKSLLLSVIFLAVFTEIKTAGLGVAAFTGLVAALLFFGSQWLTGLAGWLELILFISGALLILIELFVPGFGFWGISGASCILVSLFLTLGGNGSALATLSMSLIVAIIIFLVVLKYLPTSKLWTKLTLADAETKEHGFSSSADYTSYIGKEGVVITLLRPAGMVDIEGVHLDVISEGQYIEPGVRVKVVSCNGSRILVRRV, via the coding sequence ATGCTAATAAAAATTGTGTTAAGTATGTTTCTTGGAATTTTATTTTATGGCCACTATCCACTAGTGGCTGGGGCGCAGCCAGTCGTTTTTATACAGATAAAAGGAGAGATTGATAATAGTCAAGTTGCTCTAGTACACCGTGCAATGGCTGAAGCTGAAAGTCTCGACGCCAAGGCGATCATGATTGAAATTGATACTTTTGGTGGTTTAGTTGATTCTGCTGTTAAGATTCGTGATATGATAAGCCAGACACCAATTGAGACTATTTGTTATATAAAAAATAGGGCTTGGTCAGCGGGGGCACTGATTGCTATTTCTCATAAACATATTGCGATCGCGCCCGGAGGGAGCATTGGTGCTGCAGAGCCAATACCGACAACCGAAAAAACGGTTGCTGCTCTAAAAGCCGAGTTTGCCGCTACCGCCAATAAAAGTGGGCGTAATGTTAAGGTAGCAGAAGCTATGGTTGATAAAACTGTTGGTTTTCCCGGTTATGCGGAACCAGGACAAATTTTAGCTCTGACAGATTACCAGGCGAAAGAAGTTGGTTATGCTGATTTTATAGCTGCTGATAGGGAGGAGGTTTTATCATACTATGGGTTAGCAGAGAATGAAAGAAGGGAATATCAGATTGGCTGGTCAGAAAGATTTGCAGGTTGGTTATCCGACCCTACAGTAAAGTCACTCTTGTTATCTGTAATATTTTTGGCTGTATTTACAGAAATTAAAACAGCAGGATTGGGGGTAGCGGCCTTTACTGGTCTAGTTGCCGCATTGTTGTTCTTTGGCAGCCAATGGTTGACGGGCCTTGCTGGATGGCTTGAACTTATTTTGTTCATCAGTGGAGCCTTACTTATTTTAATAGAATTATTTGTGCCTGGTTTTGGTTTTTGGGGTATTAGCGGTGCAAGCTGTATTTTAGTTAGTCTTTTTCTTACTCTAGGAGGGAATGGATCGGCTTTAGCCACATTATCAATGAGTTTAATTGTAGCGATCATTATATTTCTTGTAGTACTTAAATATTTACCAACAAGTAAATTATGGACTAAGCTGACACTTGCGGATGCAGAGACAAAGGAGCATGGTTTTAGCAGCAGTGCAGATTATACTAGCTATATCGGGAAAGAGGGTGTAGTTATAACTTTACTAAGGCCTGCTGGTATGGTTGATATCGAAGGTGTCCACCTAGATGTTATTTCGGAAGGTCAGTATATTGAACCAGGAGTTCGGGTAAAGGTGGTGAGTTGTAACGGCAGCAGAATTCTTGTAAGACGTGTCTAA
- the dnaJ gene encoding molecular chaperone DnaJ, with translation MSKRDYYEVLGVSKGASDDEIKKAFRKMARKYHPDVNRDNTKEAEEQFKEVNEAYEVLSNSERRAQYDQFGHAAFEGGAGGGGGGFGGFGGGGGFNDIFDMFFGGQSGFGGRQPGPEKGSDLRYDMEITFEQAAFGVETEIQIPRTEDCKKCNGSGAAPGTHAETCGQCKGTGQIQVAQNTPFGRMINTRVCDRCHGEGKIVQTPCKECHGQGKTRVKRKIKVKIPAGVDNGSRLRVSHEGEAGLRGGPPGDLYVYIFVKSHKLFTREGSEVICEVPISFVQATLGDEIEVPTLDGKVKLKITEGTQSGTIFRLREKGIPHLRGNGRGDQHVRVKVVTPQKLNEKQRELLQEFGKASGENINPEQKNFFKKVKDVFGV, from the coding sequence GTGAGTAAACGCGACTACTATGAAGTGTTAGGCGTAAGTAAAGGTGCGTCTGATGATGAAATAAAAAAGGCTTTTCGTAAGATGGCCCGTAAGTACCATCCTGACGTAAATCGTGATAATACTAAAGAAGCGGAAGAACAATTTAAAGAAGTAAATGAAGCATATGAAGTTTTATCAAATAGTGAGCGTCGGGCGCAATATGACCAATTTGGTCATGCTGCTTTTGAAGGCGGTGCCGGTGGTGGTGGCGGCGGCTTTGGTGGATTTGGCGGCGGCGGTGGATTTAACGATATTTTTGACATGTTTTTCGGTGGACAGTCTGGTTTTGGTGGACGTCAACCAGGGCCTGAAAAAGGATCTGACCTTAGGTATGACATGGAAATTACTTTCGAACAAGCTGCTTTTGGGGTAGAAACAGAAATACAGATTCCAAGAACAGAAGATTGTAAAAAATGTAACGGGTCAGGTGCTGCACCTGGAACCCATGCTGAAACTTGTGGTCAGTGTAAAGGGACCGGTCAAATTCAAGTGGCCCAAAATACACCGTTTGGCCGTATGATAAATACCAGGGTGTGTGACCGTTGTCATGGAGAGGGTAAAATTGTACAGACGCCATGCAAAGAGTGTCATGGACAAGGTAAAACTCGTGTAAAACGCAAAATTAAAGTCAAAATTCCAGCTGGTGTAGATAATGGTTCAAGACTTAGAGTTAGTCATGAAGGAGAAGCTGGACTACGTGGTGGCCCTCCTGGTGACTTGTATGTTTATATTTTTGTAAAATCTCACAAACTGTTTACACGGGAAGGTAGTGAAGTGATCTGCGAAGTTCCGATCAGCTTCGTTCAGGCTACATTAGGGGATGAAATTGAGGTTCCCACACTAGATGGCAAAGTGAAACTGAAAATTACCGAAGGAACTCAATCAGGTACTATTTTCCGCTTACGCGAAAAAGGGATTCCTCATTTAAGGGGAAATGGTCGTGGTGATCAGCATGTCAGGGTCAAAGTAGTCACACCACAAAAATTAAATGAAAAACAACGAGAACTTTTACAAGAATTTGGGAAAGCTAGTGGTGAGAATATTAATCCTGAGCAAAAGAATTTTTTCAAAAAAGTGAAGGATGTATTTGGGGTATAG
- the grpE gene encoding nucleotide exchange factor GrpE, whose product MIYLSETKEKLEQEVEDNAVTSEPTVEVIEDADGTSLEAELLGKERLLEEANDRYKRLQADFDNFRRRTRQEKEELSNIVAQNVILELLPVIDNFERALGSIATQDADKMLSGVEMIYRQLAQVLEKSGLTTVEAVGKAFDPQQHEAVMRVEDAEQPDGTIVEELQKGYAVRGKVIRPSMVKVVSN is encoded by the coding sequence GTGATATATTTGAGTGAAACAAAAGAAAAATTAGAGCAAGAAGTTGAAGATAACGCTGTAACATCGGAACCGACAGTAGAAGTGATAGAAGATGCCGATGGTACATCACTAGAAGCGGAACTTCTTGGTAAAGAACGTCTTTTAGAAGAAGCCAACGATCGCTATAAGCGATTACAGGCTGACTTTGATAATTTTCGAAGACGGACTCGTCAAGAAAAGGAAGAGTTATCAAATATTGTAGCGCAGAATGTTATCTTAGAGTTGTTGCCTGTGATTGATAATTTTGAACGAGCCTTAGGCAGTATTGCTACTCAGGATGCGGATAAGATGCTTTCTGGAGTGGAGATGATTTATCGTCAATTGGCACAAGTCTTAGAAAAAAGTGGTTTGACAACAGTTGAGGCAGTTGGTAAGGCTTTTGATCCTCAGCAGCATGAAGCTGTAATGCGAGTAGAAGACGCTGAACAACCAGATGGTACTATTGTTGAAGAATTGCAAAAGGGTTACGCTGTACGAGGTAAAGTAATAAGACCTAGTATGGTAAAGGTAGTAAGTAATTAG
- a CDS encoding TCP-1/cpn60 chaperonin family protein: MKLNKAGNGSEADERLAALMTNANAIRVVTAAVEGTIGPKGLDTMLLGSFGEVIITNDGVTILEKMDVDHPAAKMLINIARAQQAEVGDGTTTATIMAGGLVGEGVNQVVRGVPIARVIEGIKHGITLALEGIKQRAHQIHDLHDPVLLNIAMIAGREYKDIAELVIRAAGLIGIEKLCESNFKLADIILSQEGAENEVFMGVIIDKKRMTTEMPLEVSQIKVLVIDDALEPEEIGDEALRTELGFKRYLELQNEFKNNIHKIVELGVKVVLVDRGVHDIAEEILTDSGIMVIQRVAAEELRRAAEHVGARMIKRTGLKKDCNDIAAYLGVAARVHEDEKLKHIRILGGAGKPMATILVGAATEEVVGERQRIAKDAASSVQAAIKGGYVPGGGSIEVAISREINASREAVKGMAAYGVDCVTQALRRPLAQIVENAGYNPLEKVEEVIAAHANQKKDSLGIDCDTGEIVNMLDIGVVDPATVKLHAIKAAGEVAVAILRIDTIIKKKEENSKTANLAGKN; this comes from the coding sequence ATGAAGCTAAATAAAGCTGGTAATGGTTCTGAAGCGGATGAACGGCTGGCAGCCCTTATGACAAATGCCAATGCGATTCGTGTTGTAACGGCAGCTGTTGAGGGAACAATTGGTCCTAAAGGGCTCGATACCATGCTGCTTGGTTCTTTTGGTGAAGTAATTATTACAAATGATGGTGTTACCATCCTAGAAAAAATGGATGTAGATCATCCAGCCGCTAAGATGCTGATTAATATAGCTAGAGCCCAGCAAGCTGAAGTAGGAGACGGTACAACGACAGCAACGATTATGGCTGGCGGCTTGGTGGGGGAAGGGGTAAACCAAGTAGTAAGAGGTGTACCCATTGCTCGAGTTATTGAAGGCATTAAGCACGGTATTACCCTAGCATTAGAAGGAATAAAACAACGAGCCCACCAAATTCATGACTTACATGATCCTGTGTTACTTAATATTGCCATGATTGCTGGGCGTGAATATAAAGATATTGCTGAACTAGTGATTCGAGCTGCAGGCCTTATAGGGATTGAAAAATTATGCGAAAGTAATTTTAAATTAGCAGACATTATCCTATCTCAAGAAGGTGCCGAGAACGAAGTATTCATGGGTGTTATTATTGATAAAAAAAGAATGACAACAGAGATGCCCCTAGAAGTAAGTCAGATAAAAGTGTTAGTTATTGATGATGCTTTAGAACCTGAAGAAATAGGGGATGAAGCCCTTCGTACCGAACTTGGGTTTAAACGTTATCTTGAACTGCAAAATGAATTTAAAAATAATATACATAAAATCGTGGAGCTTGGTGTTAAGGTCGTTTTGGTAGACAGAGGTGTTCATGATATTGCTGAGGAAATACTTACTGATTCTGGTATTATGGTGATTCAGCGAGTGGCTGCGGAGGAATTACGACGTGCCGCTGAACATGTGGGTGCCCGAATGATAAAACGCACAGGTCTTAAAAAAGATTGTAACGATATCGCTGCTTATTTAGGCGTAGCAGCAAGGGTACATGAGGATGAAAAATTAAAACATATTCGTATTTTAGGTGGCGCTGGTAAGCCAATGGCGACTATTCTGGTAGGTGCTGCAACAGAAGAAGTCGTAGGTGAGAGACAACGTATTGCCAAAGATGCAGCTTCTAGTGTGCAAGCTGCCATTAAAGGCGGTTATGTTCCTGGTGGTGGCTCCATTGAGGTTGCCATTAGCCGTGAGATTAATGCCTCGCGAGAAGCCGTAAAAGGTATGGCGGCATATGGCGTCGATTGTGTAACCCAAGCTTTACGAAGGCCCTTAGCGCAAATCGTAGAAAATGCTGGTTACAATCCGCTAGAAAAAGTAGAAGAGGTTATTGCAGCCCATGCAAATCAAAAAAAAGACTCATTAGGTATAGATTGTGATACTGGTGAAATCGTTAACATGCTGGACATTGGAGTCGTGGATCCAGCAACTGTGAAACTACATGCAATCAAAGCAGCTGGAGAAGTGGCAGTAGCTATTTTGCGTATAGATACAATTATTAAGAAAAAAGAAGAGAACAGCAAAACAGCTAATCTTGCTGGCAAGAACTAA
- the rpsU gene encoding 30S ribosomal protein S21: MSEVKVGKNETIDSALRRFKRTCQKAGTLAEIRKREHYEKPSVKRKKKSEAARKRKF; this comes from the coding sequence ATGTCAGAAGTTAAAGTTGGAAAAAATGAAACAATTGATAGTGCACTCCGCAGATTTAAACGTACTTGTCAAAAAGCCGGCACTCTTGCTGAAATAAGGAAGCGCGAACATTATGAAAAACCTAGCGTAAAGCGCAAGAAAAAATCCGAAGCAGCGCGTAAACGTAAGTTTTAG
- a CDS encoding GatB/YqeY domain-containing protein, with the protein MSLKERLTEDMKQAMKNKEAGKLRLSVIRMVRANIKNVEIDSKQELSDDGVLDVVAKEVKMRRDSIEEFKKGNRPDLVENLEQEVAILMNYLPEQLSEAEVRTLVEQAVVEAKAVSPKDMGKVMAVLMPKVKGRADGKLVNTIVRELLNQ; encoded by the coding sequence ATGTCTTTGAAAGAAAGATTGACAGAAGATATGAAGCAGGCCATGAAGAACAAAGAGGCAGGTAAGTTGCGCCTTTCTGTTATACGTATGGTACGTGCTAACATAAAGAATGTCGAGATTGACAGTAAACAAGAGCTTTCTGATGATGGGGTTTTAGATGTTGTTGCCAAGGAAGTAAAAATGCGTCGAGATTCAATTGAAGAGTTCAAAAAAGGTAATCGCCCAGATTTGGTTGAAAACCTTGAACAAGAGGTTGCTATCTTGATGAATTACTTACCGGAACAACTAAGTGAAGCTGAAGTTCGCACTTTAGTGGAGCAGGCTGTAGTGGAAGCCAAAGCTGTTAGCCCTAAAGATATGGGTAAAGTGATGGCTGTACTTATGCCGAAAGTTAAGGGACGTGCTGATGGAAAGTTAGTCAATACCATTGTACGTGAGTTGCTAAATCAATGA
- a CDS encoding histidine triad nucleotide-binding protein — protein MPQECIFCKIAANEIPVTAIYEDEHMIVFPDINPVAPVHVLVIPKKHIANLLELASEDVSLMGHILSTIPKIASKLGIDEDGFRLVVNTKENGGQTVHHLHWHLLGGRAMTWPPG, from the coding sequence ATGCCACAGGAATGTATTTTTTGCAAAATTGCGGCCAATGAGATACCTGTAACGGCAATATACGAGGATGAACATATGATTGTTTTTCCTGATATTAATCCCGTTGCTCCTGTCCATGTGTTAGTAATTCCAAAAAAGCATATTGCTAATCTTCTAGAACTGGCGTCTGAAGATGTTTCACTAATGGGTCATATCTTATCAACCATACCAAAGATTGCGTCTAAATTAGGAATCGATGAAGATGGATTCCGTTTGGTCGTAAATACGAAGGAGAATGGTGGGCAAACGGTTCATCATTTGCACTGGCACTTGTTAGGTGGTAGGGCAATGACTTGGCCACCAGGTTGA